One window of Biomphalaria glabrata chromosome 6, xgBioGlab47.1, whole genome shotgun sequence genomic DNA carries:
- the LOC106068240 gene encoding superoxide dismutase [Mn], mitochondrial-like, whose protein sequence is MSKMLSTTSSSLKRCFGVSLLRLKHTLPDLKYDFNALEPYISADIMKLHYQKHHQAYVNNLNVAEEKLKAAVDKGDVNTIISLQPALKFNGGGHINHTIFWSNLSPKGGGEPTGDLLQLIKEEFSTFENMKKLLAEKSVAIQGSGWGWLGFNPATGKVQVATCSNQDPLEATTGLIPLFGIDVWEHAYYLQYKNVRADYVNAIFNIANWQDVSDRLAKARLRS, encoded by the exons ATGAGCAAAATGTTGTCAACAACCTCTAGTTCTCTTAAAAG ATGCTTTGGAGTATCATTGCTCCGTTTAAAGCACACATTGCCAGATCTGAAGTATGACTTCAATGCCTTGGAACCATACATCTCAGCTGATATTATGAAACTCCACTATCAGAAGCATCATCAAGCCTATGTCAACAATCTCAATGTTGCTGAAGAGAAATTAAAGGCAGCTGTAGATAAGG GTGATGTCAATACTATCATCAGTCTACAGCCAGCTTTGAAATTCAATGGAGGTGGACACATCAATCACACCATCTTCTGGTCAAATCTCAGCCCTAAAGGTGGGGGTGAGCCCACAGGAGATTTGCTGCAGCTGATCAAAGAAGAGTTCTCCACATTTGAGAACATGAAGAAGTTGTTGGCTGAGAAAAGTGTTGCTATTCAAGGCTCTGGTTGGGGCTGGCTTGGGTTCAATCCAGCTACAGGCAAGGTCCAGGTAGCTACTTGTAGTAACCAAGATCCCCTGGAAGCAACAACag GTCTGATTCCTTTGTTTGGTATTGATGTGTGGGAGCATGCCTACTACCTTCAGTACAAGAATGTCAGAGCAGATTACGTCAATGCAATATTCAACATTGCTAACTGGCAAGATGTCTCTGATAGGTTAGCCAAGGCTCGACTCAGAAGCTAA